The proteins below come from a single Burkholderia humptydooensis genomic window:
- a CDS encoding acetoin dehydrogenase dihydrolipoyllysine-residue acetyltransferase subunit — protein sequence MSIHMITMPKWGLSMEQGQVNGWLKAIGERVAKGDELVDVETDKISSGVECAFDGTLRRQLAQAGETLPVGALLGVVAAQDASDADIDAAVAAFQRDFVPDAGADGDAGPQPEKARIGGRTLRFLRLGDGGGTPAVLIHGFGGDLNNWLFNHAALAARRPVWALDLPGHGESGKAVETGGLDELADAVLALLDARGVERAHLVGHSMGGAVAMTAAERAPARVASLTLIASAGLGSEIDRDYIDGFVAATSRNTLRPHLTKLFADGSLVTRQLVEDLVRYKRLEGVDAALRKIAGAAFDGAAQRRVFRERIASLAPRTLVIWGGADQVIPAHHARDLPDGVRAEVLAGRGHMVQMEAAADVNRLVDAFLGD from the coding sequence ATGTCGATTCACATGATCACGATGCCCAAGTGGGGGCTATCGATGGAGCAGGGGCAGGTCAACGGCTGGCTGAAGGCGATCGGCGAGCGGGTCGCGAAAGGCGACGAGCTCGTCGACGTCGAGACCGACAAGATCTCGTCGGGCGTCGAATGCGCGTTCGACGGCACGCTGCGCCGGCAGCTCGCGCAGGCGGGCGAGACGCTGCCCGTCGGCGCGCTGCTCGGCGTCGTCGCGGCGCAGGACGCGAGCGACGCGGACATCGATGCGGCCGTCGCCGCGTTCCAGCGCGATTTCGTGCCGGACGCCGGCGCGGACGGCGACGCGGGACCGCAGCCGGAGAAGGCGCGGATCGGCGGGCGCACGCTGCGCTTCCTGCGGCTCGGCGACGGCGGCGGCACGCCCGCCGTGCTGATCCACGGCTTCGGCGGCGACCTGAACAACTGGCTCTTCAACCACGCGGCGCTCGCCGCGCGCCGGCCGGTGTGGGCGCTCGATCTGCCGGGGCACGGCGAGTCGGGCAAGGCGGTCGAGACGGGCGGGCTCGACGAGCTCGCGGACGCGGTGCTCGCGCTGCTCGATGCGCGCGGCGTCGAGCGCGCGCATCTCGTCGGCCATTCGATGGGCGGCGCGGTCGCGATGACGGCGGCCGAGCGCGCGCCCGCGCGCGTTGCGTCGCTCACGCTGATCGCGAGCGCGGGGCTCGGCAGCGAGATCGACCGCGACTACATCGACGGCTTCGTCGCCGCCACGAGCCGCAACACGCTGAGACCGCACCTGACGAAGCTCTTCGCCGACGGCTCGCTCGTCACGCGGCAGCTCGTCGAGGACCTCGTCCGGTACAAGCGGCTCGAGGGCGTCGACGCCGCGCTGCGCAAGATCGCCGGCGCGGCGTTCGACGGCGCCGCGCAGCGCCGCGTGTTCCGCGAGCGCATCGCGTCGCTCGCGCCGCGCACGCTCGTGATCTGGGGCGGGGCGGACCAGGTGATCCCCGCGCATCATGCGCGCGATTTGCCGGACGGCGTGCGCGCCGAGGTGCTGGCGGGGCGCGGCCACATGGTGCAGATGGAGGCGGCGGCCGACGTGAACCGCCTGGTCGACGCGTTCCTCGGAGACTGA
- a CDS encoding type B 50S ribosomal protein L31 has protein sequence MKQGIHPDYREVVFQDMSNGFKFITRSTIQTRETIELDGKTYPLAKVEVSSESHSFYTGQQKIMDTAGRVEKFKNKFGARASGKAAK, from the coding sequence ATGAAACAAGGCATTCACCCGGATTATCGCGAAGTCGTCTTCCAAGACATGTCGAACGGCTTCAAGTTCATCACGCGCTCGACGATCCAGACGCGCGAGACCATCGAACTCGACGGCAAGACCTACCCGCTCGCGAAGGTCGAAGTGTCGTCGGAATCGCACTCGTTCTACACCGGCCAGCAAAAGATCATGGATACCGCGGGCCGTGTCGAGAAGTTCAAGAACAAGTTCGGCGCACGCGCCAGCGGCAAGGCCGCGAAGTAA
- a CDS encoding alpha-ketoacid dehydrogenase subunit beta: MARKISYSQAINEALAQEMARDASVIVMGEDNAGGAGAPGEDDAWGGVLGVTKGLYHKFPGRVLDTPLSEGGFIGAAVGAAACGMRPVAELMFIDFMGVCFDQIFNQAAKFRYMFGGKAVTPVVIRTMMGAGLRAAAQHSQMLTSLFTHIPGLKVVCPATPYDAKGLLIQAIRDDDPVIFCEHKLLYSRDGDVPEESYAIPFGEASVVRDGDDATIVTYGRMVHVAAQAADKLAKDGVHADVIDLRTTSPLDEETILESAARTGRVVVVDEANPRCSIATDIAALIAQRAFRSLQAPIELVTAPHTPVPFASVLEELYIPSSDAIAQAVLKTRS, translated from the coding sequence ATGGCACGGAAAATCAGCTATTCGCAGGCGATCAACGAAGCGCTCGCGCAGGAGATGGCGCGCGACGCGAGCGTGATCGTGATGGGCGAGGACAACGCGGGCGGCGCGGGCGCGCCGGGCGAGGACGACGCCTGGGGCGGCGTGCTCGGCGTGACGAAGGGGCTTTATCACAAGTTTCCGGGGCGCGTGCTCGACACGCCGCTGTCGGAGGGCGGCTTCATCGGCGCGGCGGTCGGCGCGGCCGCGTGCGGGATGCGGCCCGTCGCGGAACTGATGTTCATCGACTTCATGGGCGTGTGCTTCGACCAGATATTCAACCAGGCGGCGAAGTTCCGCTACATGTTCGGCGGCAAGGCGGTCACGCCCGTCGTGATTCGCACGATGATGGGCGCGGGGCTGCGCGCGGCCGCGCAGCATTCGCAGATGCTCACGTCGCTCTTCACGCACATTCCCGGCCTGAAGGTCGTGTGCCCGGCCACGCCGTACGACGCGAAGGGCCTGCTGATCCAGGCGATCCGCGACGACGATCCGGTGATCTTCTGCGAGCACAAGCTGCTGTACAGCCGCGACGGCGACGTGCCGGAGGAGTCCTACGCGATTCCGTTCGGCGAGGCGAGCGTCGTGCGCGACGGCGACGACGCGACGATCGTCACGTACGGGCGGATGGTGCACGTCGCGGCGCAGGCGGCGGACAAGCTCGCGAAGGACGGCGTGCACGCCGACGTGATCGATCTGCGCACGACGTCGCCGCTCGACGAGGAGACGATCCTCGAGAGCGCGGCGCGCACCGGGCGCGTCGTCGTCGTCGACGAGGCGAATCCGCGCTGCTCGATCGCGACCGACATCGCCGCGCTGATCGCGCAGCGCGCGTTCAGATCGCTGCAGGCGCCGATCGAGCTCGTCACCGCGCCGCACACGCCGGTGCCGTTCGCGAGCGTGCTCGAGGAGCTGTACATCCCGTCGTCCGATGCGATTGCGCAAGCCGTGCTGAAAACGAGGAGCTGA
- a CDS encoding ArnT family glycosyltransferase, with translation MKPVVRLTASATRALPRWLLLTLCIVYAAFGLFGRDPWKNEDAAGFGVMWTMAQGGLHDWLLPNLVGKFVTSDGPLGYWLGSLAIRALPWVDASNASRVYTGVLFCVASAFVWYAAYLLGRRAEIQPFKYAFGGEPEPRDYGRTLADGALLILLACFGLAERGHETTPQLAQFAWIAMFVYGLVRAIDKPVQGALWWGLALGLVALSGNPVLVAALAVGTLALYLVTPEIRCVQVPAIGLPLAVAVFAIWPLAAHVAFPDDASWFFNQWLHGSLTRFSGPPTTVLAYAAKNLPLFTWPAWPLAIWGWVSWAGLRRRPHIAIPLSVVVPLLVLVILQSQQTNRMYMLLLPALAVVATFALPTLKRGAINAIDWFAVLSFTILGTFVWLVWLASLTGFPHPLARNLGRLVPGYEPHFKVLSFVCALAATACWLMLVRWRISRQPKVLWRSVVLSSAGTTLMWVLLMTLWLPIVNYSRTYRDVAQQIAAHLPSDYECISPVRLGDAQIATFAYFGDMHFSFTDDCDVILRQDRADFGEPSSISQYVWRLVWEGRRVADRDERFRLYERIERPKTPVKRRAPRKAR, from the coding sequence ATGAAGCCTGTCGTTCGCCTTACCGCTTCCGCCACCCGCGCGCTGCCGCGCTGGCTACTGCTCACGCTCTGCATCGTCTATGCGGCGTTCGGGCTGTTCGGCCGCGATCCGTGGAAGAACGAGGACGCGGCGGGCTTCGGCGTGATGTGGACGATGGCCCAGGGCGGCCTGCACGACTGGCTGCTGCCGAATCTCGTCGGCAAGTTCGTCACGTCCGACGGGCCGCTCGGCTACTGGCTCGGCAGCCTCGCGATCCGCGCGCTGCCGTGGGTCGACGCGAGCAACGCGTCGCGCGTCTACACGGGCGTGCTGTTCTGCGTCGCGTCCGCGTTCGTCTGGTACGCCGCCTACCTGCTCGGCCGGCGCGCCGAGATCCAGCCGTTCAAGTACGCGTTCGGCGGCGAGCCCGAGCCGCGCGACTACGGGCGCACGCTCGCCGACGGCGCGCTCCTCATCCTGCTCGCGTGCTTCGGCCTCGCCGAGCGCGGCCACGAGACGACGCCGCAACTCGCGCAGTTCGCGTGGATCGCGATGTTCGTCTACGGGCTCGTGCGCGCGATCGACAAGCCGGTGCAAGGCGCGCTCTGGTGGGGCCTCGCGCTCGGCCTCGTCGCGCTGTCGGGCAACCCGGTGCTCGTCGCCGCGCTCGCGGTCGGCACGCTCGCGCTCTATCTCGTCACGCCGGAGATCCGCTGCGTTCAGGTGCCGGCGATCGGGCTGCCGCTCGCCGTCGCCGTGTTCGCGATCTGGCCGCTCGCCGCGCACGTCGCGTTCCCCGACGACGCGAGCTGGTTCTTCAACCAATGGCTGCACGGCAGCCTCACGCGCTTCTCCGGCCCGCCGACGACGGTGCTCGCGTACGCGGCCAAGAACCTGCCGCTCTTCACGTGGCCCGCGTGGCCGCTCGCGATCTGGGGGTGGGTCAGTTGGGCGGGGCTGCGCCGCCGGCCGCACATCGCGATTCCGCTGTCGGTCGTCGTGCCGCTCCTCGTGCTCGTGATCCTGCAGAGCCAGCAAACGAACCGGATGTACATGCTGCTGCTGCCCGCCCTCGCCGTCGTCGCGACGTTCGCGCTGCCGACGCTCAAGCGCGGCGCGATCAACGCGATCGACTGGTTCGCGGTGCTGAGCTTCACGATCCTCGGCACGTTCGTGTGGCTCGTGTGGCTCGCATCGCTGACGGGCTTCCCGCACCCGCTCGCGCGCAACCTCGGGCGCCTCGTGCCGGGCTACGAGCCGCACTTCAAGGTGCTGTCGTTCGTCTGCGCGCTCGCGGCGACCGCATGCTGGCTGATGCTCGTGCGCTGGCGCATCTCGCGTCAGCCGAAGGTGCTGTGGCGCAGCGTCGTGCTGTCGAGCGCCGGCACGACGCTGATGTGGGTGCTGCTGATGACGCTGTGGCTGCCGATCGTCAATTACAGCCGGACCTATCGCGACGTCGCGCAGCAGATCGCCGCGCACCTGCCCTCCGACTACGAATGCATCTCGCCCGTGCGGCTCGGCGACGCGCAGATCGCGACGTTCGCGTATTTCGGCGACATGCATTTCTCGTTCACCGACGACTGCGACGTGATCCTGCGCCAGGATCGCGCGGACTTCGGCGAGCCGAGCTCGATCTCGCAATACGTGTGGCGTCTCGTGTGGGAAGGCCGCCGCGTCGCCGACCGCGACGAGCGCTTCCGCCTGTACGAGCGGATCGAGCGCCCGAAGACGCCAGTCAAGCGCCGCGCGCCCCGCAAAGCCCGCTGA
- a CDS encoding M90 family metallopeptidase has translation MLSKLNQWLDARRRNRALRSHPIPDALWRETLERLPFLSYLSGEDRARLRETTSLFLAQKSFSTAHGLELTDAIVVGIAAQACVPVLNLSLDLYRGWVGIVVYPGEFVIRKTVEDEDGVVHEVEHDASGEAWEGGPVILSWEDVQMSDGSDAYNVVIHEFAHKIDMMSGGADGHPPLFRRWHAPELDAERWADVFDHAYDQFCDRVDAVPDHAWARFERDSLIDPYAADHPSEFFAVCSEALFVKPRPFEAEFPELYRLLARYYRQDPAQTGCLSRLVAHV, from the coding sequence ATGCTCTCCAAGCTCAACCAATGGCTCGACGCGCGCCGCCGCAATCGCGCACTGCGCTCGCATCCGATTCCCGACGCGCTGTGGCGCGAGACGCTCGAGCGCCTGCCGTTCCTGTCGTACCTGTCCGGCGAAGACCGCGCACGGCTGCGCGAAACGACGAGCCTCTTTCTCGCGCAGAAGTCGTTCTCGACCGCGCACGGGCTCGAGCTCACCGACGCGATCGTCGTCGGCATCGCCGCGCAGGCGTGCGTGCCCGTGCTGAACCTCAGCCTCGACCTGTATCGCGGCTGGGTCGGCATCGTCGTCTACCCGGGCGAATTCGTGATCCGCAAGACGGTCGAGGACGAGGACGGCGTCGTGCACGAGGTCGAGCACGACGCGAGCGGCGAAGCATGGGAAGGCGGGCCGGTGATCCTCTCGTGGGAGGACGTGCAGATGTCGGACGGCTCGGACGCGTACAACGTCGTGATCCACGAATTCGCGCACAAGATCGACATGATGAGCGGCGGGGCCGACGGTCATCCGCCCCTTTTTCGCCGCTGGCATGCGCCGGAGCTCGACGCCGAGCGCTGGGCCGACGTGTTCGACCATGCTTACGATCAGTTCTGCGACCGCGTCGACGCGGTGCCGGACCACGCGTGGGCGCGCTTCGAGCGCGACTCGCTGATCGATCCGTACGCGGCCGACCACCCGTCGGAATTCTTCGCGGTCTGCAGCGAGGCGCTCTTCGTCAAGCCGCGCCCGTTCGAGGCCGAATTTCCGGAGCTGTACCGGCTGCTCGCCCGTTACTACCGGCAGGACCCGGCGCAAACGGGGTGTCTCTCGCGCCTCGTCGCGCACGTCTGA
- a CDS encoding MFS transporter — protein sequence MNATPGRPPLWNAANLRGDFFPWVLAIVTGLDYFDNATFSFFASYIAGGINASPDELVWASSAYAVTAVLGILQQQWWVDRLGHRRYVAGCMLMFSLGAAAAALADTSLQLAFARGFQGYFIGPMMGACRILIQVSFAPKDRPPATRAFLIMLLLGSALAPIAGGLLVAHFTWRALFACTVPTGILFAALAFVALPDSGHTPPDERGGAHFWPYVIFALAQGALQIVMQQVRFQLFAGSPQLVLLAAGGLAALAWFGHHQWHHPAPLVRLHAFRERTFQVGLLLYMFYYYETTGYSYLISRFLETGLGYPVENSGRLVGTMSLISASALFVYLRYAKRLTHKKWIIVPGFALAAFAALWMTRMSPDAGEAALVAPLLMRGLLLLFIVLPVANLTFRVFAIDEYSHGYRLKNIVRQLTISFATASVIIVERHRLAVHETRLVEQANVYNPLFQQTVDTLARGFAAAGHALSDAHALALVTVSRTIAQQASFLASLDGFYFLAGVAICGGLFAAWQKEID from the coding sequence ATGAACGCGACGCCTGGCCGGCCGCCGCTATGGAACGCCGCCAATCTGCGCGGCGATTTCTTTCCGTGGGTGCTCGCGATCGTCACCGGCCTCGACTACTTCGACAACGCGACGTTCTCGTTCTTCGCAAGCTATATCGCGGGCGGCATCAACGCGTCGCCGGACGAGCTCGTGTGGGCGTCGAGCGCGTACGCGGTGACGGCCGTGCTCGGCATCCTGCAGCAGCAATGGTGGGTCGACCGGCTCGGGCACCGGCGCTACGTCGCCGGCTGCATGCTGATGTTCTCGCTCGGCGCGGCCGCCGCGGCGCTCGCCGACACGTCGCTGCAACTCGCGTTCGCGCGCGGCTTCCAGGGCTACTTCATCGGCCCGATGATGGGCGCGTGCCGGATCCTGATCCAGGTCAGCTTCGCGCCGAAGGATCGCCCGCCCGCGACGCGCGCATTCCTCATCATGCTGCTGCTCGGCAGCGCGCTCGCGCCGATCGCGGGCGGCCTGCTCGTCGCGCATTTCACGTGGCGCGCGCTGTTCGCGTGCACGGTGCCGACGGGCATCCTGTTCGCAGCGCTCGCGTTCGTCGCGCTGCCCGATTCCGGCCACACGCCGCCCGACGAGCGCGGCGGCGCGCACTTCTGGCCATATGTGATCTTCGCGCTCGCGCAGGGCGCGCTGCAGATCGTGATGCAGCAGGTGCGCTTCCAGCTCTTCGCCGGCTCGCCGCAGCTCGTGCTGCTCGCCGCCGGCGGCCTCGCGGCGCTTGCGTGGTTCGGCCATCACCAGTGGCATCATCCGGCGCCGCTCGTGCGGCTGCACGCGTTTCGCGAGCGCACGTTCCAGGTCGGCCTGCTGCTCTACATGTTCTATTACTACGAGACGACGGGCTACAGCTATCTGATCTCCCGCTTTCTCGAAACTGGGCTCGGCTATCCGGTCGAGAACTCGGGGCGGCTTGTCGGCACGATGTCGCTGATCTCCGCGAGCGCGCTTTTCGTCTATCTGCGCTACGCGAAGCGCCTCACGCACAAGAAATGGATCATCGTGCCCGGCTTCGCGCTCGCCGCGTTCGCCGCGCTGTGGATGACGCGGATGTCGCCCGATGCCGGCGAGGCGGCACTCGTCGCGCCGCTCCTGATGCGCGGGCTGCTGCTCCTCTTCATCGTGCTGCCCGTCGCGAACCTGACGTTCCGCGTGTTCGCGATCGATGAGTATTCGCACGGCTACCGGCTGAAGAACATCGTCCGGCAACTGACGATTTCGTTCGCGACCGCGTCCGTCATCATCGTCGAGCGGCATCGGCTCGCCGTGCACGAGACGCGGCTCGTCGAGCAGGCGAACGTCTACAATCCGCTGTTCCAGCAGACCGTCGACACACTCGCGCGCGGCTTTGCGGCCGCGGGCCACGCGCTCTCCGACGCGCATGCGCTCGCGCTCGTCACCGTGAGCCGCACGATCGCGCAACAGGCGTCGTTCCTCGCGTCGCTCGACGGCTTCTACTTCCTCGCGGGCGTCGCGATCTGCGGCGGCCTCTTCGCCGCCTGGCAAAAAGAGATCGATTGA